A genomic segment from Longimicrobium sp. encodes:
- a CDS encoding acyl-CoA thioester hydrolase/BAAT C-terminal domain-containing protein → MPPVWTGPRLLLIGAALCGCAPPPRPAPAAHAPRLVVPADTALVDARVRVGAEGLRPGEAAALVVRWPDAPGGALRSIAWFRADVHGRIDASVQAPDSGSYAESDAMGLFWSMERDSGAARSPSPWAPPAPLAHDVELRVDGRVVERRPLVRALLAPGVRREEVRSDALTGRLYLPPGRGPHPLVVVLGGSEGGFDDLRASALASRGYAALAVAYFGLPGLPGELFAVPVERVEAALEWARTRPGLDAGRVALLGTSKGAELALLAATRLPRVRAVVAYAPTDAVQQGVTREGRSRPESSWSLGGEPVPFLLQRPSAEWEAQFRRAPPYTLRTLYEASRADTAALAGAAIPVERIRGAVLLLSGADDQMIPAAEGAESVVRRLRAHRHPRRAEHHSFPGAGHSILVPYLPTPPRTAGGFWRAGGTPAGYARADRESWAAVLAFLGRELR, encoded by the coding sequence ATGCCGCCGGTGTGGACGGGGCCCCGGCTGCTGCTCATCGGCGCGGCGCTCTGCGGCTGCGCGCCCCCGCCGCGCCCGGCACCGGCGGCTCATGCGCCCAGGCTCGTGGTGCCGGCCGATACGGCGCTCGTCGACGCGAGGGTACGCGTGGGGGCGGAGGGGCTGCGGCCCGGCGAAGCGGCGGCCCTGGTCGTCCGCTGGCCGGATGCGCCCGGCGGCGCCCTGCGCTCCATCGCCTGGTTCCGCGCGGACGTGCACGGGCGGATCGATGCGTCCGTCCAGGCGCCCGACTCCGGGAGCTACGCGGAAAGCGACGCGATGGGCCTGTTCTGGTCGATGGAGCGGGACAGCGGGGCGGCCCGCTCCCCCTCTCCCTGGGCACCGCCGGCGCCGCTCGCCCACGACGTGGAACTGCGGGTGGACGGGCGCGTGGTGGAGCGGCGCCCGCTGGTGCGCGCGCTCCTGGCTCCCGGCGTCCGCCGCGAGGAGGTGCGCTCCGACGCGCTCACCGGGCGCCTGTACCTTCCGCCCGGACGAGGTCCCCATCCGCTGGTGGTGGTGCTGGGCGGGTCGGAGGGCGGGTTCGACGACCTTCGCGCCTCGGCGCTCGCGTCGCGAGGGTACGCCGCACTGGCCGTGGCGTACTTCGGCCTTCCCGGGCTGCCGGGGGAGCTCTTCGCGGTGCCGGTGGAGCGGGTGGAGGCGGCCCTGGAATGGGCCCGCACGCGCCCCGGGCTCGACGCGGGCCGGGTGGCCCTGCTGGGCACCAGCAAGGGTGCCGAGCTGGCGCTGCTGGCGGCCACGCGCCTGCCGCGGGTGCGGGCGGTGGTGGCCTACGCCCCGACGGACGCCGTGCAGCAGGGCGTTACGCGCGAGGGCCGCTCGCGCCCCGAATCGTCCTGGTCCCTCGGCGGGGAGCCGGTCCCCTTCCTTTTGCAGCGCCCCTCGGCCGAGTGGGAGGCGCAGTTCCGGCGCGCCCCGCCGTACACGCTGCGCACGCTTTACGAGGCGAGCCGCGCGGACACGGCCGCGCTGGCCGGGGCGGCCATCCCCGTCGAGCGCATCCGCGGGGCGGTTCTCCTCCTGTCCGGGGCGGACGACCAGATGATCCCCGCCGCGGAGGGCGCCGAATCCGTCGTGCGGCGCCTGCGCGCCCACCGCCACCCGCGCCGCGCCGAGCACCATTCCTTCCCGGGCGCGGGGCACTCCATCCTGGTGCCGTACCTTCCCACGCCGCCCCGGACCGCGGGCGGGTTCTGGCGCGCCGGCGGCACCCCGGCGGGATACGCCCGTGCCGACCGCGAGTCGTGGGCCGCGGTGCTCGCGTTCCTGGGACGGGAGCTGCGGTGA
- a CDS encoding alpha/beta hydrolase, with protein MICISFLRSRASVAALILACSATAMGDAEGQTGGTGPPLTMEPFAYRAFDGRETAAERGRITVPERRGAPGGRTVEVAFVRLLTRAAQPDPPVVWMAGGPGTPGARMARVPVYFALFERIRARSDVILVDQRGLGMSSPVLDCPAADAPLDLFASEARWSAVFVERTAACARRWKEAGVDLAGYTSEESADDIDDIRAALGYERVSLLGHSYGTLLGQVYLQRHGERVHRAVLASVEGPNDRVSQPAVWDMLITRLGYFAARDSALAGAVPDLAGLYRRVLDRLERQPVDVAITQRPSNQPVTLRVGGIGLRWAMRMKMADGRTYATIPALLLALDRGEYQVLARELEPLYNGFSRSAMATAVDCAGGWPEGRMMDAGKAAQGALFRNVNLQWESGACGGAGVRTGRGGPPVFTTVPTLFISGTLDTNTPPFQAEEVRWGFPVSVHLVIDNAGHESLPSPAVQAIVARFLAGEDVSAERVSFPAPRFAATLSAPAGGPR; from the coding sequence ATGATCTGCATCTCCTTCTTACGTTCCCGCGCCAGCGTCGCCGCGCTGATCCTCGCGTGTTCAGCAACCGCCATGGGGGACGCGGAGGGGCAGACCGGCGGCACCGGTCCACCGCTGACGATGGAGCCCTTCGCCTACCGGGCGTTCGACGGCCGCGAAACCGCCGCCGAACGGGGCCGGATCACCGTCCCGGAGCGGCGCGGCGCGCCCGGCGGCCGCACGGTGGAGGTGGCGTTCGTCAGGCTTCTCACCCGCGCGGCCCAGCCGGACCCGCCCGTCGTTTGGATGGCGGGGGGTCCCGGCACTCCCGGGGCGCGCATGGCGCGGGTCCCCGTCTACTTTGCCCTCTTCGAGCGGATCCGGGCGCGCAGCGACGTCATCCTGGTGGACCAGCGCGGCCTGGGAATGTCGAGCCCGGTGCTGGACTGCCCCGCGGCCGACGCGCCGCTGGACCTGTTCGCGTCGGAAGCGCGCTGGAGCGCCGTATTCGTGGAGCGTACCGCGGCCTGTGCGCGCCGGTGGAAGGAAGCCGGGGTGGACCTGGCCGGGTACACCAGCGAGGAGAGCGCCGACGACATCGACGACATCCGGGCGGCGCTCGGCTACGAGCGCGTCAGCCTGCTGGGCCACAGCTACGGAACCCTGCTGGGCCAGGTGTACCTTCAGCGGCACGGCGAGCGCGTGCACCGGGCCGTCCTCGCGTCGGTGGAAGGGCCGAACGACCGCGTATCGCAGCCCGCGGTCTGGGACATGCTCATCACCAGGCTGGGGTACTTCGCGGCGCGCGACTCCGCCCTCGCCGGTGCCGTCCCGGACCTGGCCGGCCTGTACCGCCGCGTGCTGGACCGGCTGGAGCGCCAGCCGGTGGACGTCGCGATCACCCAGCGCCCGTCCAACCAGCCGGTGACCCTGCGCGTGGGTGGCATCGGTCTGCGCTGGGCGATGCGAATGAAGATGGCCGACGGCCGCACCTACGCAACCATTCCGGCGCTGCTGCTGGCCCTGGACCGCGGCGAGTACCAGGTGCTCGCCCGCGAGCTGGAGCCGCTGTACAACGGCTTCAGCCGCTCGGCGATGGCCACCGCGGTCGACTGCGCGGGCGGATGGCCGGAGGGGCGGATGATGGACGCGGGCAAGGCCGCCCAGGGCGCCCTGTTCCGCAACGTGAACCTGCAGTGGGAGAGCGGTGCCTGCGGCGGGGCCGGCGTGCGGACGGGGCGGGGCGGGCCGCCGGTGTTCACCACGGTGCCCACCCTCTTCATCAGCGGCACGCTGGACACCAACACGCCGCCGTTCCAGGCAGAGGAGGTGCGGTGGGGATTCCCGGTGAGCGTGCACCTGGTGATCGACAACGCCGGGCACGAGTCGCTGCCGTCGCCGGCGGTGCAGGCCATCGTCGCGCGCTTCCTGGCGGGGGAGGACGTGTCCGCCGAGCGGGTGTCGTTCCCCGCCCCCCGCTTCGCGGCCACGCTTTCCGCCCCCGCGGGAGGACCGCGCTGA
- a CDS encoding nuclear transport factor 2 family protein, translated as MRTHAGIWGMLVLLGCAGAQGHAAAEAGSGGNGRVRAELVQLYEVNRQAFLARDPDAVMALRADDFHSMTPDGRTHDRAAMELYIRGFINGVERWNGLTFRIDSLAVRGDTAAAIVTQHADRMALREDNRVHHVETWVTQRETWVRTRNGWRMWRVDQLRGQRRRVDGQPG; from the coding sequence ATGCGTACTCACGCGGGAATCTGGGGAATGCTGGTGCTTCTCGGCTGCGCCGGCGCGCAGGGGCATGCCGCGGCCGAAGCGGGGAGCGGTGGGAACGGACGAGTCCGCGCGGAGCTCGTGCAGCTCTACGAGGTGAACAGGCAGGCGTTTCTGGCCCGCGATCCGGATGCCGTCATGGCGCTGCGAGCCGACGACTTCCACAGCATGACCCCGGACGGCCGAACGCACGACCGCGCCGCGATGGAGCTGTACATCCGCGGCTTCATCAACGGTGTGGAGCGCTGGAACGGCCTGACGTTTCGCATCGACAGCCTTGCCGTTCGCGGCGACACCGCGGCGGCGATCGTGACCCAGCACGCGGACCGGATGGCGCTTCGCGAGGACAACCGCGTTCACCACGTAGAAACGTGGGTCACACAGCGCGAAACCTGGGTGCGCACCCGGAACGGCTGGCGAATGTGGCGCGTCGACCAGCTGCGGGGGCAGCGGCGGCGGGTAGACGGGCAGCCCGGATGA